A genomic segment from Bradyrhizobium sp. CB1015 encodes:
- a CDS encoding neutral zinc metallopeptidase gives MRYDDFRRSDDIEDRRDEGGGFGGGGGGFGLPMGGGGLGIGTIIILGLVGYAFGIDPRILIGGAEILTGGGHAPSYQTDRQASSGKRGAPTDEMGSMISGILGEIDDRWSEIFQANGQTYTGPKIVLFRNATNGGRCGMAQSAMGPFYCPPDRTIFLDTAFFREVETRFRGCSGKSACNFTTAYIIAHEAGHHIQNLLGIIPRVTRLQQQVGSKAEANALQVKVELQADCLSGVWVNREAKKRPNFVEPGDIEAALTTASAIGDDTLQRQATGRVVPDSFTHGSAAQRKQWFMTGYQQGTVQACNTFGAGAL, from the coding sequence ATGCGTTACGATGACTTCCGCCGCAGCGACGACATCGAGGATCGTCGCGATGAAGGTGGTGGCTTTGGCGGCGGAGGAGGTGGGTTCGGCCTGCCGATGGGCGGCGGCGGGCTCGGCATCGGCACGATCATCATCCTCGGCCTGGTCGGCTACGCCTTCGGCATCGATCCCCGCATCCTGATCGGCGGCGCCGAGATCCTCACCGGCGGCGGCCATGCGCCGAGCTACCAGACCGATCGCCAGGCCTCCTCGGGCAAGCGCGGCGCGCCGACCGACGAGATGGGCAGCATGATCTCCGGCATCCTCGGCGAGATCGACGATCGCTGGAGCGAGATCTTCCAGGCCAATGGCCAGACCTATACCGGTCCGAAGATCGTCCTGTTCCGCAACGCCACCAACGGCGGGCGCTGCGGCATGGCACAGTCGGCCATGGGGCCGTTCTATTGTCCGCCCGACCGGACCATTTTTCTCGACACCGCCTTCTTCCGCGAGGTCGAGACGCGCTTCCGTGGCTGCTCCGGCAAGTCGGCGTGCAATTTCACCACCGCCTACATCATTGCGCATGAAGCCGGCCATCACATCCAGAACCTGCTCGGCATCATTCCGCGCGTGACGCGGCTGCAGCAGCAGGTCGGCTCGAAGGCCGAGGCCAATGCGCTCCAGGTGAAGGTGGAGTTGCAGGCCGACTGCCTGTCCGGCGTCTGGGTCAACCGCGAGGCGAAGAAGCGTCCGAACTTCGTCGAGCCCGGCGATATCGAGGCCGCGCTGACCACGGCGAGCGCGATCGGCGACGACACGCTGCAGCGCCAGGCCACCGGCCGCGTCGTGCCCGACTCCTTCACTCACGGCTCGGCGGCGCAACGCAAGCAATGGTTCATGACCGGCTATCAGCAGGGCACGGTCCAGGCCTGCAACACGTTCGGCGCGGGAGCGTTGTAG
- the moaB gene encoding molybdenum cofactor biosynthesis protein B, translating to MASIDESKQFIPLNIAVLTVSDTRALADDKSGQTLADRLTAAGHHLAVREIVTDDVEAIRAVIRRWIADSGIDVVITTGGTGFTGRDVTPEAIEPLFEKRMDGFSIAFHMLSHAKIGASTIQSRATAGVAGATYIFCLPGSPGACRDGWDGILAAQLDYRTRPCNFVEIMPRLDEHLRRPKAQGATV from the coding sequence ATGGCCTCCATCGACGAATCCAAACAATTCATCCCGCTCAACATTGCGGTGCTCACGGTGTCCGACACGCGCGCACTGGCCGACGACAAGTCCGGCCAGACCCTCGCCGATCGTCTCACCGCCGCGGGCCATCATCTCGCCGTGCGCGAGATCGTTACCGACGATGTCGAGGCGATCCGCGCCGTGATCCGCCGCTGGATCGCCGATAGCGGCATCGACGTCGTCATCACCACCGGCGGTACCGGCTTTACCGGACGCGACGTCACGCCGGAGGCGATCGAGCCGCTGTTCGAGAAGCGCATGGACGGCTTCTCCATCGCCTTCCACATGCTGAGCCACGCCAAGATCGGGGCGTCGACGATCCAGAGCCGCGCCACCGCGGGCGTGGCGGGCGCGACCTACATCTTCTGCCTGCCGGGCTCGCCCGGCGCCTGCCGCGACGGCTGGGACGGCATCTTGGCGGCTCAGCTCGACTACCGCACCCGCCCCTGCAACTTCGTCGAGATCATGCCGCGGCTGGACGAGCATCTGCGCAGGCCGAAAGCGCAGGGCGCGACGGTGTGA
- a CDS encoding site-specific DNA-methyltransferase, with protein MVESRRGASARAPRTNFECPLHRIIVGDCVAEMSKLQAGSVDLVFADPPYNLQLKGDLKRPDESHVDAVNDDWDKFDSFAAYDDFTRAWLLAARRAMKPSATIWVIGSYHNIFRVGAIMQDLGFWLLNDIVWRKTNPMPNFRGRRFTNAHETMIWAARDEKAKGYTFNYEALKAANEDVQARSDWLIPLCTGDERLKGADGKKVHPTQKPEGLLARVLLSSSKPGDLVIDPFNGTGTTGAVAKRLGRSYIGFERDKTYAKAAEARIAKVEPLPEESLAPFMTAREAPRVAFSELIERGMIMPGTKLFDAKKKLGALVRADGAIMLGDKVGSIHRIGAVAQGAQACNGWTFWHVETKKGLKLIDELRAEIRAGMAAE; from the coding sequence ATGGTAGAGTCGCGTCGCGGGGCGTCTGCAAGGGCGCCCCGCACAAATTTTGAGTGCCCGTTGCATCGCATCATCGTCGGCGATTGCGTCGCCGAGATGTCGAAGCTCCAGGCAGGTTCGGTCGATCTCGTTTTCGCCGACCCGCCCTACAATCTGCAGCTCAAGGGCGATCTCAAGCGCCCCGACGAATCCCATGTCGATGCCGTCAACGACGACTGGGACAAGTTCGATTCGTTTGCCGCCTATGACGACTTCACCCGCGCCTGGCTGCTCGCCGCACGCCGCGCCATGAAGCCGTCGGCGACGATCTGGGTGATCGGCTCCTATCACAACATCTTCCGCGTCGGCGCCATCATGCAGGACCTCGGCTTCTGGCTGCTGAACGACATCGTCTGGCGCAAGACCAATCCGATGCCGAATTTCCGCGGCCGCCGCTTCACCAACGCCCACGAAACCATGATCTGGGCCGCGCGTGACGAAAAAGCCAAGGGGTATACGTTCAACTACGAGGCGCTGAAGGCCGCCAACGAGGACGTGCAGGCGCGGTCCGACTGGCTGATTCCGCTCTGCACCGGCGACGAGCGCCTCAAGGGTGCCGACGGCAAGAAAGTGCATCCGACGCAGAAGCCCGAAGGCCTGCTGGCGCGCGTGCTGCTGTCCTCGTCCAAGCCCGGCGATCTCGTGATCGATCCGTTCAACGGCACCGGCACCACCGGTGCCGTCGCCAAGCGCCTCGGCCGCTCCTATATCGGCTTCGAGCGCGACAAGACCTACGCCAAGGCCGCCGAGGCGCGCATCGCCAAGGTCGAGCCGCTGCCGGAAGAGAGCCTTGCCCCGTTCATGACCGCGCGCGAGGCACCGCGCGTTGCGTTCTCCGAGCTGATCGAGCGCGGCATGATCATGCCCGGCACCAAGCTGTTCGACGCCAAGAAGAAGTTAGGGGCGCTGGTGCGCGCCGACGGCGCCATCATGCTCGGCGACAAGGTCGGCTCGATCCACCGCATCGGCGCGGTGGCGCAAGGCGCGCAGGCCTGCAACGGCTGGACCTTCTGGCACGTCGAGACCAAGAAGGGCCTCAAGCTGATCGACGAGCTCCGCGCCGAGATCCGCGCCGGCATGGCGGCGGAGTAG
- a CDS encoding helix-turn-helix domain-containing GNAT family N-acetyltransferase, whose product MLSKASPSSAVAEPAAGDHVAAVRAFNRFYTRKLGVLDQHLGKSPFSLSEARVLYELAHRDDLAAKEIGNELGLDPGYLSRIVQSFDEKGLITRKPLPADRRQYQLSLTAKGRQAFAKLNLSSQNEVAAMLAQLSPGDATRLTQAMATIEAVLEQRRSPPASFMLRSQRVGDMGWVVSRQAAAYAADYNWDISYEALVAEICAQFIRNYDAAREHCWIAEVGGEPVGSVFLVKATDEIAKLRLLQVEKKARGLGVGRALVEQCIQGARERGYSKMTLWTQSILLAARGIYKSAGFKLVATEPHHSFGQDLIGETWELDL is encoded by the coding sequence ATGCTATCGAAAGCTTCGCCATCTAGCGCCGTGGCTGAACCGGCCGCCGGCGACCATGTCGCAGCGGTCCGCGCCTTCAACCGCTTCTACACCCGCAAGCTCGGCGTGCTCGACCAGCACCTCGGCAAGAGCCCGTTCTCGCTCAGCGAGGCGCGGGTGCTCTACGAACTCGCCCATCGCGACGATCTTGCCGCAAAAGAGATCGGCAACGAGCTTGGTCTTGATCCCGGCTATCTCAGCCGCATCGTCCAGAGCTTCGACGAGAAGGGGCTGATCACGCGAAAGCCCCTGCCCGCGGACCGCAGGCAATACCAGCTCAGCCTCACCGCCAAGGGCCGGCAGGCTTTCGCCAAGCTGAACCTGAGCTCGCAAAACGAGGTCGCCGCGATGCTGGCTCAGCTCTCCCCCGGCGATGCGACGCGGCTCACGCAGGCCATGGCGACCATCGAGGCCGTGCTGGAGCAACGCCGAAGCCCGCCCGCTTCCTTCATGCTGCGCAGCCAGCGCGTCGGCGACATGGGCTGGGTCGTCTCCCGGCAGGCTGCCGCCTACGCTGCGGACTACAACTGGGACATCAGCTACGAGGCGCTGGTCGCCGAGATCTGCGCGCAGTTCATCAGGAACTACGACGCCGCGCGCGAGCACTGCTGGATCGCGGAAGTTGGCGGCGAGCCGGTCGGCTCGGTGTTCCTGGTCAAGGCCACGGACGAGATCGCAAAACTCCGCCTGTTGCAGGTGGAGAAGAAAGCACGGGGCCTCGGCGTCGGCCGCGCGCTGGTCGAGCAATGCATCCAGGGCGCCCGCGAGCGCGGCTACAGCAAGATGACGCTGTGGACGCAGAGCATCCTGCTCGCCGCCCGCGGGATCTACAAGAGTGCGGGATTCAAGCTCGTCGCGACCGAGCCGCATCACAGCTTTGGGCAGGATCTGATCGGAGAAACGTGGGAGCTGGATCTCTGA